In one Bacillus sp. PK3_68 genomic region, the following are encoded:
- a CDS encoding amino acid permease: MHTEQGNQPKELQRSMKSRHLFMLSLGGVIGTGLFLGSGYAIGEAGPAGAIVAYLVGGLLMYLVMVCLGELSVIMPVSGSFQAHAARFIGPATGFVIGWTYWMSWALYVGLEFIAAGLLMSRWFPDTPVWVWCTVFALLLFGINALTTRSFAETEYWFSGIKVLTVILFIVIGGAAMFGIIPMEGNPAPFLTNFVGDGLFPTGFTGIFISMMTVVYAFQGSEIMGVAAGETEEPEKNIPRAIRSIVIRILLFYVLATFVLSAIVPWKEAGVLESPFVTVFEMTGIPYAADIMNFVILTAVLSVGNTGLFACTRILFSLSQTGMAPAAFGKVNRRGVPMNALLVTLVFALLSLLTSVVAEETLFVVLLAISGVGGVLTWMAIAFAQYRFRKQYIREGGRVEDLKFKVPFFPFVPILCLIMCTGIFVFTAYDPTQRTSLYWGFGFVAVCYLFYYFKFTRKKAEAPALTTTAEQPDKLAP, from the coding sequence ATGCACACAGAACAAGGGAACCAACCAAAAGAATTACAGCGTTCGATGAAGAGCCGGCATTTATTTATGCTTTCCTTAGGTGGGGTCATTGGCACTGGTCTTTTTCTAGGATCGGGTTATGCCATCGGTGAAGCAGGCCCTGCAGGGGCCATCGTAGCTTATTTAGTCGGTGGTTTATTAATGTACCTAGTAATGGTCTGTCTCGGCGAATTATCAGTCATCATGCCGGTATCAGGTTCTTTTCAAGCCCATGCTGCTCGGTTTATCGGACCGGCTACCGGATTTGTTATCGGCTGGACGTATTGGATGAGTTGGGCCCTTTACGTCGGTCTGGAGTTTATAGCGGCAGGTTTGCTCATGTCCAGATGGTTCCCTGATACGCCCGTGTGGGTATGGTGTACAGTTTTTGCCTTACTCTTATTTGGTATCAACGCTTTGACAACGAGAAGCTTTGCTGAAACAGAATATTGGTTCTCAGGAATTAAAGTGCTTACCGTTATTTTATTCATTGTTATTGGCGGGGCTGCCATGTTTGGGATTATCCCGATGGAAGGAAATCCTGCGCCATTCCTGACTAACTTTGTCGGTGACGGATTATTCCCTACCGGATTTACCGGCATATTTATTTCGATGATGACAGTTGTGTATGCCTTCCAAGGATCAGAAATCATGGGGGTGGCAGCCGGGGAAACAGAAGAACCGGAGAAAAACATTCCGCGGGCGATACGGAGCATCGTTATCCGCATATTGCTTTTCTACGTTCTTGCTACTTTTGTTCTTTCCGCCATTGTTCCATGGAAAGAAGCAGGTGTATTGGAAAGTCCCTTCGTTACTGTATTCGAAATGACAGGCATTCCTTATGCGGCTGACATTATGAACTTTGTTATCTTAACAGCAGTTCTTTCAGTAGGAAACACAGGATTGTTTGCTTGTACGAGAATCCTTTTCTCACTTTCTCAAACCGGAATGGCACCGGCTGCATTTGGAAAGGTTAATCGCCGCGGTGTTCCGATGAACGCTTTGCTTGTCACTCTTGTTTTTGCCTTGTTGTCTTTGCTTACTAGTGTAGTAGCAGAAGAAACATTGTTTGTGGTGCTGCTTGCCATCAGCGGGGTTGGAGGAGTACTTACTTGGATGGCCATCGCTTTTGCCCAGTATCGATTCCGCAAGCAATACATTAGAGAAGGTGGAAGGGTTGAGGATTTAAAGTTTAAAGTTCCTTTCTTCCCGTTCGTACCGATTCTTTGTCTGATCATGTGTACAGGTATTTTTGTGTTCACTGCTTATGATCCGACACAGCGCACTTCGTTATATTGGGGCTTCGGCTTTGTTGCTGTTTGTTATCTCTTCTACTATTTCAAATTTACGAGAAAAAAGGCGGAAGCACCTGCCTTAACAACGACAGCCGAACAGCCTGATAAATTAGCTCCATAA
- a CDS encoding Glu/Leu/Phe/Val dehydrogenase dimerization domain-containing protein → MTKPYLVVEWNDTETDAKGWLVVHNFVKGYTGGGTRMHPTVTKEEVERLAEAMAYKYVACECGTTGGCKAGIAYDYKAPDAYAVLRRFLIAMMPYIDIGVSLGSDLGTKYEDVLKVFNEFGIDIPLTKSMKRNPDVLQGIKDFDELLGTRIDGLLLNDVVTGYGVAFSADEAWKFKNGKEDAKVVIQGFGCVGASCALKMSQLGYKVVGISDANLLVTCEEGLDIQKLIDHKNIYGEMDQAYFEPNYAVRPNTEWLSVDCDILIPSALEDVINASNAENVKASLIVEAANIPISAEGDEIVKQRGIDIVNDFVANLGAIRFYDAVIFGLVDPNPQAVIDDIEKLCRKNTNRLFTEAKNQNRYQREVAYEIFKPTISDLLEYEEPSETVAVQK, encoded by the coding sequence ATGACAAAACCATATTTAGTTGTAGAGTGGAATGATACAGAAACAGATGCAAAAGGATGGCTTGTTGTCCATAATTTTGTAAAAGGCTATACCGGCGGCGGTACGAGAATGCATCCAACGGTAACAAAAGAAGAGGTTGAAAGATTAGCTGAAGCGATGGCTTATAAATATGTAGCCTGTGAATGTGGAACAACGGGCGGTTGTAAAGCCGGCATTGCTTATGATTACAAAGCACCGGATGCCTATGCAGTATTAAGAAGATTCTTGATTGCGATGATGCCTTATATTGATATCGGTGTATCTTTGGGAAGTGATTTAGGCACTAAATATGAAGACGTGCTTAAAGTATTCAATGAATTCGGCATTGATATTCCTCTTACAAAATCAATGAAGAGAAATCCAGATGTTCTGCAAGGAATAAAGGACTTTGATGAACTATTAGGAACAAGAATTGACGGGTTGCTTCTAAATGATGTAGTAACGGGGTATGGTGTGGCATTTTCCGCAGATGAAGCTTGGAAGTTTAAAAATGGAAAAGAAGATGCAAAAGTTGTCATCCAGGGATTTGGCTGTGTAGGAGCAAGCTGTGCGTTGAAAATGTCTCAGCTAGGCTATAAAGTCGTTGGAATTTCCGATGCAAATTTGCTAGTAACATGTGAAGAAGGATTGGATATCCAGAAGCTGATTGACCATAAAAACATTTACGGTGAAATGGATCAAGCTTATTTCGAGCCAAACTACGCTGTAAGACCGAATACAGAATGGCTAAGTGTAGATTGTGATATATTGATTCCTTCCGCTCTGGAAGATGTTATCAACGCATCTAATGCTGAAAATGTAAAAGCAAGCCTGATTGTCGAAGCGGCAAACATTCCGATTTCTGCCGAGGGAGACGAAATCGTCAAGCAAAGAGGGATTGATATCGTAAATGACTTCGTCGCCAACCTGGGAGCAATCCGATTTTACGATGCAGTTATTTTTGGCCTCGTTGACCCAAATCCGCAAGCTGTCATTGATGATATTGAAAAGCTGTGCCGCAAAAATACGAATCGCTTGTTTACGGAAGCAAAAAATCAAAACAGATATCAAAGAGAAGTGGCTTATGAAATTTTTAAACCAACGATTAGCGATTTATTAGAGTATGAAGAGCCGAGCGAAACAGTAGCTGTCCAGAAGTGA
- a CDS encoding aldehyde dehydrogenase family protein has protein sequence MRYLNYINGQWKEPSTGEYREDLSPHNGEKLGEFPSSAASDLHEAAAAAKEAFPAWKKLSFQQRASYLQKAAAILKANIQEVGRDLIKEEGKTYTEGMGEANRAVSILEYFAAEAKQPLGQVIPSANAETFLYTSRTPLGPVGLITPWNFPIAIPVWKMAPALIYGNTVVIKPADLTPKSVYHVMKAFDEAGLPAGVVNCVFGRGSVIGNELVKHPAIKAISFTGSNQVGREIQRQAIESGKKVQMEMGGKNPLIVLEDADLERAVEIAVGGAFKSTGQKCTATSRVIVEEGIYEAFRDRLIERTKQLKIGDPLDETNYIGPAVSKAQRDGVMEMIEAGKAEASLLCGGEIPAEEELQNGFYVQPTVFENVPQDARIAREEIFGPVIALFKVKNYEEAVEMANDTEYGLSAAICTNNLTLAQRFVEDAEVGLVHVNSETAGTEPQLPFGGNKNSSTGSREQGKSAIEFYTEVKTVYMDRM, from the coding sequence ATGCGTTATTTAAACTACATTAATGGTCAATGGAAAGAACCATCTACAGGAGAATATAGAGAAGATCTTAGTCCGCATAACGGAGAGAAGCTTGGGGAGTTTCCTTCCAGTGCAGCATCGGATTTACATGAGGCAGCAGCTGCTGCAAAAGAGGCGTTTCCTGCCTGGAAAAAGCTTTCGTTTCAACAACGCGCTTCTTATTTGCAAAAAGCGGCCGCTATTTTAAAAGCCAATATACAGGAAGTAGGGCGGGACCTTATAAAAGAAGAAGGAAAAACATATACGGAAGGAATGGGCGAGGCTAATCGTGCAGTCAGCATTCTTGAGTACTTCGCGGCAGAAGCAAAGCAGCCGCTAGGGCAGGTCATTCCTTCAGCCAATGCAGAGACCTTTTTATACACATCACGCACACCGCTCGGGCCAGTTGGGCTGATTACACCATGGAACTTTCCAATTGCTATTCCTGTGTGGAAAATGGCACCGGCTCTCATTTACGGAAACACAGTAGTTATTAAACCAGCTGATTTGACACCAAAATCAGTCTACCACGTGATGAAAGCATTCGATGAAGCTGGCCTTCCAGCGGGCGTTGTAAACTGTGTGTTTGGCAGAGGTTCTGTGATCGGTAATGAACTAGTGAAGCATCCGGCTATAAAAGCTATTTCTTTCACTGGGTCTAATCAGGTGGGCCGGGAAATTCAAAGGCAAGCTATTGAAAGCGGAAAGAAAGTACAGATGGAAATGGGCGGAAAAAACCCGCTTATTGTTTTAGAAGATGCTGATCTAGAGAGAGCGGTCGAAATTGCTGTGGGCGGTGCTTTTAAATCGACAGGACAAAAGTGTACAGCAACGAGCCGGGTCATTGTGGAAGAAGGAATTTATGAAGCGTTCCGTGATCGTCTTATCGAGCGAACAAAACAGTTAAAAATCGGCGATCCTCTCGATGAAACAAATTATATCGGGCCTGCTGTGTCAAAAGCACAGCGCGATGGAGTCATGGAAATGATTGAAGCGGGGAAAGCAGAAGCTTCACTTTTATGTGGGGGAGAAATCCCGGCTGAAGAGGAGTTACAGAACGGCTTCTATGTTCAGCCGACCGTATTTGAAAACGTTCCGCAAGATGCCCGCATTGCCCGTGAAGAGATTTTTGGACCGGTCATCGCTTTGTTTAAAGTGAAAAATTACGAAGAAGCAGTAGAAATGGCCAATGATACTGAATATGGCTTGAGTGCGGCAATCTGTACAAATAATTTAACACTAGCACAGCGCTTTGTTGAAGACGCCGAGGTGGGGCTGGTACACGTGAATTCTGAAACGGCCGGAACCGAACCGCAATTGCCGTTTGGCGGCAACAAAAACTCAAGCACCGGAAGCCGTGAGCAAGGGAAAAGTGCGATTGAATTTTATACCGAAGTAAAGACAGTTTATATGGATCGTATGTAG
- a CDS encoding hydroxyacid dehydrogenase: protein MSYLVYIPQDIEEAGKNYLLERGYKLRIGSNLSQQTLEEEIKDCDALLTRSIAIINKEVIQSGKKLKVIAKYGVGLDNIDVKTATERGIYVTNTPEANANTVAEHVMAFILTLSKQLLSADKELRTGNYGVRHLLSSMDLEGKTLGIIGLGRIGKLLAQKAAKGFGMKVIGYDPYLAASTSSDLDIVTDLEWVFRNADVISLHLPLSETTKETIGSREFSWMKPSAYFVNASRGGIVREKDLIEALTTGKIAGAGIDVFEIEPPDRDNPLFQLENVIVSPHSAALTKEASVRMAVHAAMQVDQVLRGERPDWAVNDLLNKEISI from the coding sequence GTGAGCTATCTAGTGTATATTCCTCAAGATATTGAAGAAGCGGGAAAAAATTATTTACTCGAAAGGGGATACAAGCTTAGAATAGGTTCTAATTTGTCACAACAAACCCTTGAAGAAGAAATTAAAGATTGTGATGCCTTGTTAACAAGATCAATCGCTATCATTAACAAAGAGGTCATTCAGTCAGGGAAGAAGTTGAAAGTGATTGCTAAGTATGGAGTAGGCTTGGACAATATTGACGTAAAGACAGCTACAGAGAGAGGGATTTATGTAACGAATACTCCAGAGGCAAATGCAAATACAGTTGCTGAGCATGTGATGGCATTTATTCTAACTCTGTCCAAACAATTGTTATCAGCCGATAAAGAATTAAGAACTGGCAACTATGGAGTTCGTCATCTGCTGTCCAGCATGGATCTTGAGGGGAAGACATTAGGGATTATTGGCTTGGGAAGAATAGGAAAACTATTGGCACAAAAGGCAGCCAAAGGTTTTGGAATGAAGGTTATCGGTTATGATCCTTATTTAGCTGCAAGTACGAGTTCGGATTTGGACATTGTGACAGACTTGGAATGGGTATTTCGAAATGCTGATGTGATTAGCTTACACCTGCCATTAAGTGAAACAACAAAAGAAACGATAGGAAGCCGGGAGTTTTCCTGGATGAAGCCGTCTGCTTATTTTGTTAACGCTTCCAGAGGAGGCATCGTAAGGGAGAAGGACTTAATCGAGGCTTTAACAACTGGTAAGATTGCCGGAGCAGGAATAGACGTATTTGAAATAGAACCGCCTGATAGAGACAATCCGCTTTTTCAGCTGGAAAATGTAATTGTGAGCCCGCACAGCGCGGCACTGACGAAAGAAGCCTCTGTACGGATGGCCGTTCATGCGGCAATGCAAGTAGATCAAGTACTTAGAGGAGAAAGGCCTGACTGGGCCGTTAATGATTTGCTAAATAAGGAGATATCAATATAA
- a CDS encoding DUF3311 domain-containing protein, translating to MKKLVYLTSTIPALGSLVVINRVEPYVLGMPFVLFWAICWVCLTSLFLIITNKLDPANKEEE from the coding sequence ATGAAAAAGCTGGTTTATTTAACAAGTACGATACCGGCACTTGGTTCGCTTGTTGTAATTAATCGGGTAGAACCCTACGTACTTGGAATGCCGTTTGTACTTTTTTGGGCCATTTGCTGGGTCTGCCTGACATCGTTGTTCTTAATTATTACGAACAAACTGGATCCTGCCAATAAGGAGGAAGAATAA
- a CDS encoding thiamine pyrophosphate-dependent enzyme yields MKVSGGKAVVDVMVKEGVKKAFCVPGESYLGVMDALYEHPEIELISTRHEGGASFMAEGYAKASGTVGVCMATRGVGATNLAIGIHTAAQDSTPLVALIGQVERPFKEKEAFQEVDLAGFFSHLCKWTVEIDRVERIPELLHRAFHMARSGRPGPVLVALPHDMLEDEAIMAEYSSYLSSRPRAHADEVERVVEEISQAKRPILMAGGGVIHAKAQSLLVQFAEKMNLPVVTAFRRFDAFPNTNACYAGWLGFGTPSSLLDEIRDADVVIALGTRFSQVGTQDYTLLSEQTKLIHIDICPDIFGKVYLPSIAIEADAKSFLEIALEAAESKTIRTDRERVEQLHVAYMDFSETKADYTEKFTDMDGFMHDIVAQLPKDTIITNDAGNFFGWLSRYYRFEKENTYVGPTSGAMGYGLPAAIGAKLAHPDRPVVSFSGDGGFMMTMQEIETAVRYKIPVIAIVVNNNIYGTIRAHQELHFPDRMIGTDLTNPDFAEMARLFGAHGEKVEKNTEFVPALQRAMASGMPAVIEVVTNPEIISVSQDKTKVQEKLVSSN; encoded by the coding sequence ATGAAAGTTAGTGGAGGCAAAGCAGTTGTAGATGTCATGGTGAAAGAAGGAGTAAAGAAAGCTTTTTGTGTACCGGGAGAAAGTTATCTCGGTGTTATGGATGCACTATATGAGCATCCTGAAATTGAGCTGATCTCCACTCGTCACGAGGGAGGGGCCTCTTTCATGGCAGAAGGGTATGCCAAAGCATCCGGCACGGTAGGCGTTTGTATGGCAACAAGAGGAGTAGGAGCTACAAATTTGGCAATTGGCATTCATACAGCTGCCCAAGACTCTACACCATTAGTGGCACTTATTGGCCAGGTAGAACGGCCTTTTAAAGAAAAGGAAGCTTTTCAAGAGGTGGATCTGGCCGGTTTTTTCAGTCACCTATGCAAATGGACAGTAGAGATTGACCGAGTGGAAAGAATTCCTGAATTGCTGCACCGGGCATTTCATATGGCACGCTCAGGACGACCAGGGCCGGTTTTAGTGGCGCTGCCGCATGATATGTTGGAAGACGAAGCCATCATGGCTGAATATTCATCTTATCTTTCCAGCCGACCGCGTGCACATGCAGATGAAGTGGAACGAGTAGTAGAAGAAATAAGCCAAGCAAAGCGACCGATTTTAATGGCAGGAGGCGGTGTTATCCATGCCAAAGCACAGTCGCTGCTCGTACAGTTTGCTGAAAAAATGAATCTTCCTGTAGTAACGGCTTTCCGCCGATTTGATGCTTTTCCTAATACGAATGCCTGCTATGCAGGATGGCTCGGATTTGGAACACCAAGCAGCTTGCTTGATGAAATACGGGATGCGGATGTGGTCATCGCTTTAGGAACACGCTTTTCTCAGGTAGGCACTCAGGATTATACATTGCTGTCAGAACAGACAAAATTGATTCATATCGATATTTGTCCGGATATCTTTGGAAAGGTGTATCTTCCTTCTATAGCCATCGAAGCAGATGCAAAAAGCTTCCTGGAGATAGCATTAGAGGCTGCTGAATCAAAAACGATCCGTACAGATAGAGAAAGAGTTGAACAATTGCATGTGGCCTATATGGACTTTTCGGAAACAAAAGCAGATTATACAGAGAAGTTTACAGATATGGATGGATTTATGCATGATATTGTTGCCCAGCTTCCAAAGGATACAATTATTACAAATGATGCTGGAAACTTCTTTGGCTGGCTTTCCCGTTACTACCGGTTTGAAAAGGAAAATACGTATGTCGGACCAACATCCGGAGCAATGGGATACGGACTGCCTGCAGCCATTGGGGCGAAATTGGCCCATCCTGACAGGCCTGTTGTATCCTTCTCGGGAGACGGCGGTTTTATGATGACGATGCAAGAGATTGAAACGGCTGTGCGATATAAAATTCCTGTGATAGCGATTGTCGTGAACAATAACATTTACGGAACGATTCGCGCTCATCAGGAACTCCATTTTCCGGATCGAATGATTGGGACGGATTTAACAAATCCGGATTTCGCTGAAATGGCCCGTTTATTTGGAGCCCACGGAGAAAAAGTGGAAAAGAACACTGAATTCGTGCCAGCATTGCAGCGAGCCATGGCTTCTGGAATGCCTGCTGTAATAGAAGTAGTTACTAACCCTGAAATTATTTCTGTAAGCCAGGACAAGACAAAAGTACAAGAGAAACTCGTATCTAGTAATTAA